CCCGTCCTGACGCACCGGTCCTGAGGCCGCCCCGGACCCGTCGACGACCGCTCGTGCCCCGGGCGGGGCTCCGGGCTGATCGCACCGGGCCGCGATCACCGTGGTGATCGCGGCCCGCGCGGCAGCGCGCGACGACGGGTCGCCGCCCCCCGGGGACACCGTGCCCGGCGTCCCCCTCACCTCGCGGTGAGCGGAGCGGTCAGCAGTCGTAGTACAGCTCGAACTCGTGCGGGTGCGGGCGCAGCCGGACGCCGTCGATGTCGGCCCGCTTCAGCTCGACCCAGGCCTCGATCAGGTCGGGGGTGAAGACGTCGCCGCCGAGGAGGAAGTCGTGGTCGGCCTCCAGGTTGTCCAGCACCCCGCCCAGGCTGTCGGGCACGGTCGGCACGGAGGCGTGCTCCTCGGGCGGCAGCTCGTAGAGGTCCTTGTCGACGGGGGCCATCGGCTCGGTCTTCTTCTGGATGCCGTCGATGCCGGCCATCAGGATCGCGGCGAACGCCAGGTACGGGTTCGACGACGGGTCCGGGCAGCGGAACTCGACGCGCTTGGCCTTCGGGTTCGAGCCGGTGATCGGGATCCGCATCGCGGCGGAGCGGTTCCGCGAGCTGTAGACCAGGTTGACCGGGGCCTCGAAGCCGGGCACGAGGCGGTGGTAGGAGTTCACGCTGGGGTTGGTGAACGCGAGGATCGAGGGCGCGTGCGCCAGCACGCCGCCGATGTACCAGCGGGCGATGTCGGACAGGCCGCCGTAGCCGGCCTCGTCGTAGAACAGCGGGGTGCCGGCGTTCCAGATCGAGGAGTGCACGTGCATGCCCGAGCCGTTGTCGCCGAAGATCGGCTTCGGCATGAAGGTGGCCGTCTTGCCCGCCGCCCAGGCCGTGTTCTTGATGATGTACTTGAACTTCTGCAGGTCGTCGCCCGCGGACAGCATGGTGTTGAAGCGGTAGTTGATCTCCGCCTGGCCCGCCGTGCCGACCTCGTGGTGGGCGCGCTCGACGATCAGCCCCGAGGCCTCGAGGTGCTTGGTCATCTCGTCGCGGAGGTCCGCGAAGTGGTCGATCGGGGGCAGCGGGAAGTAGCCGCCCTTGTACTTGACCTTGTACCCGCGGTTGCCGCCCTCCTCGACGCGCCCGGTGTTCCAGGCGCCGGCGACGGAGTCGATGGCGTAGTAGCCGGTGTTGGCCTTGGTCTCGTAGCGCACGTCGTCGAAGACGTAGAACTCCGCCTCGGGGGCGAAGAAGGCGGTGTCACCGATGCCGGTGGACGCCAGGTAGGCCTCGGCCTTGCGCGCGATGTTGCGCGGGTCGCGGCTGTAGGGCTCCTTGGTCAGCGGGTCGTGGACGAAGAAGTTGATGCAGAGCGTCTTCGCGATCCGGAAGGGGTCCAGGTAGGCCGTCGTCGGGTCCGGCAGCAGGGCCATGTCGGACTCGTGGATCTTCTGGAAGCCCCGGATCGACGACCCGTCGAACGCCAGACCGTCCTCGAAGACCTCGGGCCCGAAGGACCCGGCCGGCACGGTGAAGTGCTGCATGGTGCCGGGCAGGTCGCAGAAGCGGACGTCGACGATCTCGACGCCCTCGTCCTTGATGTAGGCCAACAGGTCGTCGGCGCCTTGGAACATTCGTCCTCCGTGGGAGTGGGCGTGCGAGCACGCGAGACGGGATCGAGCCCTTCAGCACGGGCAGCGCCGTCGGGCGCAGGACGGTGCGTCAGGCACGGCGAGGCTATCGCCTCGGCTCCCGGCAAGGTACGCCAGAGGTCGTTACCACCACGTTGCGGAACTGTTGCGGGCGTGCGTCGCCGGACGGCCCCGTGGGAGCCGTCCGGCGGACGTCGTGCGCGGCGGCTCAGATGATGGTCAGCATCTCCTGGTAGGTGGGGAGCGGCCACAGGTCGTCGGCGACCAGACCCTCGAGCGCGTCGGCGGCGCTGCGGACCGCCGTCATCGGCGGGATGAGCGCGTCCCGGGCGTAGGTGGCGTGGTCCATCGAGGTGCCCTCGGCCTCGTGCCCGAGCGCGGCCTCGAGGTCGGCCAGCGCGCCGAGCAGGTCGGTGACCAGACCGGAGATCGCGGTGAGCGTGCCGGTGTCCCAGGGCAGGTCGACGGCCTTGAGGCTCGCGGCCTGGCCGGCGAGCTCGCCGAGGTAGCGCTGGGCCGCGGGCAGGATCGTCGTCCGGCCCAGCTCGGCGGTCTGCTTCGCCTCGACGTGGACGCTGAAGACGTACTGCTCCAGGTAGACCTCCTGGCGGCTGGCCAGCTCGCGGTTGCTCAGCACGTCGTAGCGGTCGAGCACGTCGATGATGGCCGGCTCGGAGAACTGCTGCAGCGCGTCCGGCGTGGTCCGCAGGTTGAGCAGGCCGCGCGCGGCCGCCTCCTCCTGCCACGCGTCGCTGTAGCCGTTGCCGTTGAACACGGCGGCACCGTGGTCGGTGATCATCTTCGCCAGCAGCGTCTGGACCGCCTCGTTGAACGGCGTCCCGGCCTCGACCGCCGTCTCCAGGTCGGTGGCGATGTGGTCCATCGCCTCGGCCATGATCGTGTTGATCGCGACCATCGGTCCGGAGATCGACTGGTTCGAGCCGGGGGCGCGGAACTCGAACCGGTTGCCCGTGAACGCGAACGGGCTGGTCCGGTTCCGGTCCCCCGGGTCGGCCTTCATCGGCGGCAGGGTGTCCACCCCGACGTGCAGGAGGCCGGACTCCTTGGAGTCGGTCGCCCCGCCC
The window above is part of the Friedmanniella luteola genome. Proteins encoded here:
- the glnA gene encoding type I glutamate--ammonia ligase; protein product: MFQGADDLLAYIKDEGVEIVDVRFCDLPGTMQHFTVPAGSFGPEVFEDGLAFDGSSIRGFQKIHESDMALLPDPTTAYLDPFRIAKTLCINFFVHDPLTKEPYSRDPRNIARKAEAYLASTGIGDTAFFAPEAEFYVFDDVRYETKANTGYYAIDSVAGAWNTGRVEEGGNRGYKVKYKGGYFPLPPIDHFADLRDEMTKHLEASGLIVERAHHEVGTAGQAEINYRFNTMLSAGDDLQKFKYIIKNTAWAAGKTATFMPKPIFGDNGSGMHVHSSIWNAGTPLFYDEAGYGGLSDIARWYIGGVLAHAPSILAFTNPSVNSYHRLVPGFEAPVNLVYSSRNRSAAMRIPITGSNPKAKRVEFRCPDPSSNPYLAFAAILMAGIDGIQKKTEPMAPVDKDLYELPPEEHASVPTVPDSLGGVLDNLEADHDFLLGGDVFTPDLIEAWVELKRADIDGVRLRPHPHEFELYYDC